In Betta splendens chromosome 3, fBetSpl5.4, whole genome shotgun sequence, the genomic window gtgttttgtcttttactgCTCTTCTCCGCAGACTCAGGCAGGAGAAGGGAAAGTCTACAAGTGTCTGTTCAACCATAAGTTTGAGGAGGCCATGTCAGAGAAGGTAAAACCCGCCACACGGCAGCAGGATCCACCATCTGTGAATGATGGCGCTGATGTGGTCACTAATTCTtcgcccctctctccctcctaaGTGTCGCGATGCTCTCACCACCCGTCAGAAGCTGATTTCTCAGGACTACAGAGTGAGTTACTCTCTGGCTAAAGCCTGCAAGCTGGACCTGAGGAAACAGCGCTGCAGCGTGGACACCAATCTGCCCCGAGCCCGCGAGGCCCGACTGTCGTACCTGCTGCTGTGCCTGGAGGCGGCCGTGCACCGCGGTGAGTGGAGGGGCCGTGGTTCCGACCGTGGCCGCAGACAGAACCTGAGCCAACATCTGCTCTTGTGCCGTGCAGGGCGCACGGTCAGCGGCGAGTGTCAGGGCGAGATGCTGGACTACCGGCGGATGCTGATGGAGGACTTCTCCCTGAGTCCAGAGATCGTGCTGCACTGCCGGACGGAGATCGAGGCCCACTGCTCCGGGCTGCACCGCAAAGGCCGGACGCTGCACTGCCTGATGCGGATCGGCCGCGGCGACCGCAGCGCCGCCATCGACAGCATCTGCCAGAGCTCTGTAAGACCCCGGCAGCTACATCTGAATTATGGAGTAAGAAGGTGAAACGTCCGTCAACCATGCGctgttgtgtctgcagctgcagactcTGATCCAGTCTGCGGATCCAGGAGCCGACTACAGGATCGACAGGGCGCTCAACGAGGCCTGCGAGTCCGTCATCCAGACGGCCTGCAAACACATTCGCACCGGAGACCCCATGTGAGACATGTTCAAGCTGCttgttgtacagtatgatgataaGTGCTCAGGAcacgtgtaatgtgtgtgtttgcaggatcCTGTCGTGTCTCATGGAGCATCTGTACACAGAGAAAATGGTGGAAGACTGCGAACAccgtctgctggagctgcagtacTTTATATCCAGAGACTGGAAGTGAGTCTTCCTATTAATAACAAAGCTCCAGATACGGTTTCCTCAGTTCCCAATGTCTAAAATGCTCTGTCCCCAGACTGGATCCCATGCTGTATAAGAAGTGTCAGGGCGACGCTGCTCGGCTGTGCCACACTCACGGCTGGAATGAGACCAGCGAGCTGATGCCGCCGGGCGCCGTCTTCTCCTGCCTCTACCGCCACGCGTACCGCACCGAGGAGCAGGGCCGCCGGGTACGGTGCCGCCTCCGACACCGCGTTAATGCTGCACAACACGCGCCTCGGGTCCAGGGGTTCAGGACCTACTGTTGACGTCAGCTGTTCACAGTGTGTGCAGGATGCGCGCTAAGCAGGTGTAACCGCGATGTTTTTAATTCAACAGGTGAACGCAGCTGAGCAGGTGAGTGGGCAACGGTTACATTTGCTTCTGCTGCGGACGGCCCAGAGCAGCCATTAGCTTTGGTGGACGTTTGATGGCGGCTCTGTGGAGCAAGGAGCTGCGTCCGACAGCTGGCCGTAGCTGGTCTGCATGTTTTGCATGGGTTTCCCCTGGGTCCAGGCTCATCTGAAGGCCTCCGTCAGTACAGTAGGCTTGAATGGTCTCTGTGTGACACTGTACTCTGTCTGGCTGGAAAGTCTTAAATTAAATCGGGTGAAGTCTGCACAAAACCTTGTTCAAGATGTATCCAAGTAATTAACTCTGTACAGAAGCCCATGGGCTCATCTGCCTTCAGCAGATGATGGTTTCAAAATGATGCACTTTGAACAAACATATCTGCAAATGTGTGTAGTGCAATCACAAAGCCCGACTCCTGCTTTCACTGAGAGTCACGTAATCATCTTTTCTTTAAATAATAAGTAGGAGGTCCCTTCGGCTCTGAGAAAGCAAAAGAGTGATTTAACACGATTGTTTATTTCTGGCACgtgcttgtgtctgtgtctgtgtgtgagctcctTTAAAAAATCTTCATAATTTTTTACCGTTTGTCAATGTACTAATCGACAAGACAGTCACAGAGGTCAAAGCAGGaaagcaaaagatttaaatatttatatactaAGTTGCTGGTGTGTGATTGCAGTTATCCAGAGACTGTAAAGTGGAAGTTCAGAGGATTCTCCACCAGAGGGCGCTGGACGTGAAGTTGGACCCCGAGCTGCAGAAACGCTGCATGACAGACCTGGGGAAGTGGTGCAGCGAGAAGACGGACACTGGACAGGTAGAGTCGGACCCAGGGGTCGAGCTGCAGGTCAATCCAACAGTGGTCTCCTGTGGCTTCCTCGTTGTGTAGCCATTGAAACAGTGTAAACACAAAGCTCACTGGAGTCTGTGCGTCCAGGAGCTGGAGTGTCTGCAGGATCACTTGGAAGACTTGGTGTCGGGCTGCAGGGACGTCGTGGGAAACCTGACGGAGCTGGAGTCAGAGGTGAGACACGAGAAACCCAGAGAAACTTACACTTAAGCGACATCCTCCTGTCACACCTCCTGTTTCTCTCACATCGGCTGCAGGACGTCCAGATCGATGCTTTGCTCATCAGAGCCTGCGAGCCCATCATCCAGGCCCACTGCCATGTAGGTGCAACACATACTGGTCTCTGTTTACTGGATATGGAGTGGCACCCGCGTGAACCCACGCAGCGCGGCCActtcacagctctgtgtgttgcAGGATGTGGCTGACAACCAGATCGACACAGGTGATCTGATGGAGTGTCTGGTTCAGAATAAACACCAGAAGGAGATGAACGACAAGTGCTCCGTCGGCGTCACCCACTTCCAGCTGGTCAGTTGCTCATCACATGCAGCTCACTGTGATTAAACTGTCCCCGCATGacgatttctctgtttgactcCGATTTCAGGCTCAAatgaaggacttccggttttccTACAAATTCAAGATGGCCTGTAAGGAGGACGTGCTGCGCTTGTGTCCAAACATCAAGAAGAAGTGAGTGATGGCGTGCGTCCTTTACAGCGCGCTGCGAGCACGCGGCCCCTGCTAACGTTTGGTCCGTCACGCTGCAGGGTGGACGTGGTCATCTGCCTGAGCACCACGGTGAGGAACGACACGCTGCAGGACGTCAGGGAGCAGCGGGTTTCTCTCAAGTGTCGCAAGCAGCtgagggtggaggagctggagatggtaccacacgcacgcacgcacgtacacacgcgcacacacacacacacacagacacacacacagacacacacacgcacacacagacacacacacgcacgcacgcacacacacacgcacgcacacaaacacacacgcacgcacacaaacacacacgcacgcacacacacacacgcacgcacgcacacacacacacacgcacgcacacaaacacacacgcacgcacgcacgtacacacgcacacacacacacacacacacacacacacacacacacacacacacacacgcacacacacacacacacagccactgcTTTAGAGGCTCTTCACTGCCTTTTCTGCTTATGGCCCTAATGACTAATGCTGTCGACGCTTGTTCCAAACCTCCTGCTTCGTCTCCTCAGTCAGAGGACATCCGGTTGGATCCAGATCTCTATGATCCCTGTAAGTCCGACATTAGTCGCCTTTGTCCCAACGTGAACTTTGGTAATGCTCAGGTGAGAAACTTCACCAAGTGGCATAATAAATATTCTAAGCACCCGAAGCGCCTcatcctctctcttctcctctttccttcaTCTCGTTTCCTGGTTCCTCTCTCTGTTCCTTCTGTCAACCTCCTCCTGCGAAGATGATCGAGTGTctgaaggagcagaagaagcagctgagcCCGCGCTGCCACCAGCGCatcttcaggctgcaggaggtggagatgaCCGACCCTGAGCTCGACTACCAGCTGATGAGGGTCTGTAAGCAGATGATCAAGGTGAGGCATCAAACAGGGTCTGTGCAGTCACTTTGAAATGAGCTTTGTGTGATTTGTTCTGAAAGACTGCGTCTGTTTGATTTATCTGcgcttctttgttttgtttaatgcGTGCTGTCCTTCTTTTGTCCACTGTCCTACAGCGGTTCTGCACCGAGGCCGACGCCAGGAACGTTCTTCAGTGTCTgaagcagaacaaaaacagcGAGCTGATGGATCCTAAGTGTAAACAGATGATCACCAAGAGACAGATCACCCAGAACACAGGTGCACACGTAAAACGCCAGCCGCAGCCTGAGGCTCTGTTCACCGGACTGACTCCTCCCGTTCTCCACCAGACTACAGACTGAACCCAGTGTTGAGGAAAGCGTGTCGGGCCGACATCCCCAAGTTCTGCCAGCCCATCCTGAACAAGGCGAGCGAGGACAGCGAGCTGGAGGGTCAGGTCATCGCCTGCCTCAAACTCAAATATGCTGATCAGGTCAGTGCGGCCATCGCTCCTCAGAGGGTTCATGCGTGGGTTTACATTTGACTGCTTTCTTTATACGTCGTGTTTTCTTTGGTTTGGTTCAGCGCTTGTCTTCGGACTGTGAAGACCAGATCAGGGTGATTCTGCAGGAGTCAGCGCTTGACTACAGACTGGACCCCCAGCTGCAGATGCACTGCTCAGATgaggtacacacacatttatgaaGTCCTACGAAGTCCTCACCAAGTTGAGTTAGTTGAGATGATCAGATGATCTCATCCTCTGCCTTTCTGTTCATGCAGATTTCCAAACTGTGtgcggaggaggcagcagctcaggagcAGACAGGTCAGGTGGAAGAGTGTCTGAAGGTCAACCTGCTGAAGATCAAACAGGAGACCTGTAAAAAGGTGAACGTGCTTTCTTCTGTGTAGCAGATGATTGTGTCTGCTCCATGGAGTAGACCGAGTTCACTCCTTCGCTTGCTCCGGTTTGCAGGAGGTTCTGAACATGCTGAAGGAGAGCAAAGCAGACATCTTCGTGGACCCGGTCCTGCACACGGCCTGCGCTCTGGACATAAAGCACCACTGCGCTGCCATCACACCCGGCAGAGGCCGACGTGGGTCGTTTCCCCGCTTTCACTCATTAGCACAGCAGACAGTAGCTGCTAAATGTTAGCATGTTTGGACATGGGGCTGACTGTGCTGTCTGACTCGCTCCCCCCTCGCAGAGATGTCGTGCCTGATGGAGGCGTTGCAGGACAAGCGGGTGCGTCTGCAGCCCGAGTGCAAGAAGAGACTTCAGGATCGCATCGACATGTGGAGCTACGCCGCGAAGGTGAGCGCTTATTTCCCGTATTCGTTTGAACGAGGGCGCGACACGGCGTCGCCGGGGTTCAGGCGTTTTAGCGGCATGTCTTCGTCCTGCAGGTGGCGCCAGCGGAGGGCTTCTCAGACCTGGCCGTGCAGGTGATGACGTCGCCCTCCAAGTACTACATCGTGTTCATGATCGCGCTGAGCGTGTGCATCCTCTTCCTGGTGGGGCTGCTGTGCGGTCGGATCACCAAGCCGGTGACCAGGGAACACAAGGACCGGTAGAGGGCGCGTGGAGCGCTGCTGGCGTCTGCTGCACCTCCCTCCTCGtccccctcccccgcctctCTCAGAAGCCCAGCCCGAGCCCAGCCAACCGTCACAGTGCCAACACTATTTGGACATTTTGCCAAATGTAAATTGGTCCCTAAGTCTCACATAAACCTCCAGTCTCCATTTGGTCATTTCTAAACCTTGATTTCCCCCAAACCAGCGTTTCCTAAGGATCTTTTAAGTTTCTACAGAGGCACTTGTCATGATGTGACTGAGGGCTGCAGAGGCCGGGGCTGTTTTTCCACTTCGAGTCCTGACgtttttttgtggtttttacACAGACTGGAGCATGTAGAGTTAAAGATATCGTTGGTTTTGACTGCGGCTGCCCGATCGTACATGGAGCAACTTGAACTTGAGGCAAACTTTGAACTGCTAGGTGTTCCTGTTGCATCGTCTCTCTCTTCTGCTCGTCATCCTGACCAGGTCAGACTCGCTTTGCTTGCTACTGAAAACCCCACTGACCGGACAAAAGGCTCCGTCATTATGAGGAATGTtgtgtgcatatttattttgttcGAAACGTCTCTAAATGCTAAACATATAACAGCACTTTTCAAAATTTATGCCTTATTTATTGATGATGGAATGAATCCATTCAGATTCTAATTGGTTTTTTTGGCCATCCAGCCAAACGTAGCTGCTGTGGAGTGGAGCACAGCTGGATGAGGCTTGAATGTTCTATTACTGCATTGCAGGCATAAAGTTTCACCTTTGGATTTGAATTTGTAATATTTCTACCATGATGACCTTATTCCCAACACATGAACGTGTATAAAGCATTTAATTGGAGACTCGCGTCAGAAGCTTGTTTGTTGGACTACGTTGACTTGTTGGGGATCAGATCATATCATCACTGCTTCACAGAGTTGTCTCAGTTTTATATTCTTCCCCCCAGAAGAACAAAgtggtacatacagtatgcacaACAAATACTGTGAATATATTTTAGTTTTGAGGGCCACCGAGCTCTGTTAAACACGACAAACCCCTCTCAGACAGACACGACCTGTGTGTTCTGGTTTTCAGTTGTTTCCATCAGGGTTGGAGATCCAACCAAGTCCCGTTGTGTCATCATCTCTGCAAGGCTGTGGGATACTTGGATTTACAAATGCAGCTATTTATTGATGATACTTGATATAGTCATATTTTATAATTGCAGTATTTAAAGTTGTCGAAAATAATTTATGACATGTGTAATGATTATTACTGTACAGTTTATTATTCCCATGAATGGTGAATGTGTGTCTTCATCTTTTCCAAATATGCCCCAAATAAACATCCCGTTATTTTACATTGGCCCTTAAATGGGATTTagccacagaaacaaacaaatattggACCGAGTTTGTCCTGCAGATTTGGTCACATTCAGCAGAAATATTAGAGAAGATAAGCGTTACTAAAGGAAGTTTTGATGTTAttttgattgtgcacatcacagctgcagag contains:
- the LOC114851964 gene encoding Golgi apparatus protein 1-like isoform X1; translated protein: MAAYSRSQLFLLLFLSVCLCGSGSGSVLGLKPASGPPNPPVLRAAEPPARDAPAAAAGASQPRRATGWKLSEEEACREDLTRLCPKHTWSNNLAVLECLQDRREETEIAPNCNHLLWNYKLNLTTDPKFESVATEVCKSTITEIKECNEEERGRGYLVSCLVDHRGNITEYQCNQYITKMTSIIFSDYRLICGFMSKCKDDINSLRCGSVNVGHKDVHSQGDVIACLEKALVRQAEQQDHARPIKEECQRAILRVAELSSDDFHLDRHLYFSCRDDRERFCQNTQAGEGKVYKCLFNHKFEEAMSEKCRDALTTRQKLISQDYRVSYSLAKACKLDLRKQRCSVDTNLPRAREARLSYLLLCLEAAVHRGRTVSGECQGEMLDYRRMLMEDFSLSPEIVLHCRTEIEAHCSGLHRKGRTLHCLMRIGRGDRSAAIDSICQSSLQTLIQSADPGADYRIDRALNEACESVIQTACKHIRTGDPMILSCLMEHLYTEKMVEDCEHRLLELQYFISRDWKLDPMLYKKCQGDAARLCHTHGWNETSELMPPGAVFSCLYRHAYRTEEQGRRVNAAEQLSRDCKVEVQRILHQRALDVKLDPELQKRCMTDLGKWCSEKTDTGQELECLQDHLEDLVSGCRDVVGNLTELESEDVQIDALLIRACEPIIQAHCHDVADNQIDTGDLMECLVQNKHQKEMNDKCSVGVTHFQLAQMKDFRFSYKFKMACKEDVLRLCPNIKKKVDVVICLSTTVRNDTLQDVREQRVSLKCRKQLRVEELEMSEDIRLDPDLYDPCKSDISRLCPNVNFGNAQMIECLKEQKKQLSPRCHQRIFRLQEVEMTDPELDYQLMRVCKQMIKRFCTEADARNVLQCLKQNKNSELMDPKCKQMITKRQITQNTDYRLNPVLRKACRADIPKFCQPILNKASEDSELEGQVIACLKLKYADQRLSSDCEDQIRVILQESALDYRLDPQLQMHCSDEISKLCAEEAAAQEQTGQVEECLKVNLLKIKQETCKKEVLNMLKESKADIFVDPVLHTACALDIKHHCAAITPGRGRQMSCLMEALQDKRVRLQPECKKRLQDRIDMWSYAAKVAPAEGFSDLAVQVMTSPSKYYIVFMIALSVCILFLVGLLCGRITKPVTREHKDR
- the LOC114851964 gene encoding Golgi apparatus protein 1-like isoform X2, which encodes MAAYSRSQLFLLLFLSVCLCGSGSGSVLGLKPASGPPNPPVLRAAEPPARDAPAAAAGASQPRRATGWKLSEEEACREDLTRLCPKHTWSNNLAVLECLQDRREETEIAPNCNHLLWNYKLNLTTDPKFESVATEVCKSTITEIKECNEEERGRGYLVSCLVDHRGNITEYQCNQYITKMTSIIFSDYRLICGFMSKCKDDINSLRCGSVNVGHKDVHSQGDVIACLEKALVRQAEQQDHARPIKEECQRAILRVAELSSDDFHLDRHLYFSCRDDRERFCQNTQAGEGKVYKCLFNHKFEEAMSEKCRDALTTRQKLISQDYRVSYSLAKACKLDLRKQRCSVDTNLPRAREARLSYLLLCLEAAVHRGRTVSGECQGEMLDYRRMLMEDFSLSPEIVLHCRTEIEAHCSGLHRKGRTLHCLMRIGRGDRSAAIDSICQSSLQTLIQSADPGADYRIDRALNEACESVIQTACKHIRTGDPMILSCLMEHLYTEKMVEDCEHRLLELQYFISRDWKLDPMLYKKCQGDAARLCHTHGWNETSELMPPGAVFSCLYRHAYRTEEQGRRLSRDCKVEVQRILHQRALDVKLDPELQKRCMTDLGKWCSEKTDTGQELECLQDHLEDLVSGCRDVVGNLTELESEDVQIDALLIRACEPIIQAHCHDVADNQIDTGDLMECLVQNKHQKEMNDKCSVGVTHFQLAQMKDFRFSYKFKMACKEDVLRLCPNIKKKVDVVICLSTTVRNDTLQDVREQRVSLKCRKQLRVEELEMSEDIRLDPDLYDPCKSDISRLCPNVNFGNAQMIECLKEQKKQLSPRCHQRIFRLQEVEMTDPELDYQLMRVCKQMIKRFCTEADARNVLQCLKQNKNSELMDPKCKQMITKRQITQNTDYRLNPVLRKACRADIPKFCQPILNKASEDSELEGQVIACLKLKYADQRLSSDCEDQIRVILQESALDYRLDPQLQMHCSDEISKLCAEEAAAQEQTGQVEECLKVNLLKIKQETCKKEVLNMLKESKADIFVDPVLHTACALDIKHHCAAITPGRGRQMSCLMEALQDKRVRLQPECKKRLQDRIDMWSYAAKVAPAEGFSDLAVQVMTSPSKYYIVFMIALSVCILFLVGLLCGRITKPVTREHKDR